The following proteins are encoded in a genomic region of Arthrobacter jiangjiafuii:
- a CDS encoding TerD family protein has protein sequence MGSLVAGANAALTAENPGLTDVMVGLGWSVIASRGPQAELVPLALLCDGDGRVLSDAHLVFFNQLASPDSAVVFAGSEDQEQIDVHLPGVPEQVAKIVFAVYADPEIRGPGTFAAVRDAYIHVAGADGRELVRFGIAPGKLDSITAMMFGELYRHRDGWKFRALGQGYTTGLRGLAADFGFGI, from the coding sequence ATGGGCTCCCTGGTTGCCGGCGCCAACGCCGCCCTGACCGCCGAGAACCCCGGCCTCACCGATGTGATGGTGGGCCTGGGCTGGTCGGTGATCGCCAGCCGCGGGCCGCAGGCCGAGCTGGTGCCGCTGGCGCTATTGTGCGACGGCGACGGCCGGGTCCTGTCCGATGCCCACCTGGTGTTCTTCAACCAGCTGGCCAGCCCGGATTCCGCCGTGGTGTTCGCCGGCTCCGAGGACCAGGAGCAGATCGACGTGCACCTGCCCGGCGTGCCGGAGCAGGTGGCGAAGATCGTGTTTGCCGTTTATGCCGACCCGGAAATCCGCGGCCCCGGGACCTTCGCCGCGGTCCGCGACGCGTACATCCACGTGGCGGGTGCCGACGGCCGGGAACTGGTGCGCTTCGGCATCGCCCCGGGCAAGCTGGACTCCATCACCGCGATGATGTTCGGCGAGCTGTACCGGCACCGCGACGGCTGGAAATTCCGCGCCCTGGGCCAGGGCTACACCACCGGGCTGCGCGGCCTGGCCGCCGATTTCGGCTTCGGCATCTAG
- a CDS encoding toxic anion resistance protein: MTTPLTPPDATEATLVLHAPEPPAEVAPADAPGMVPIPDERRRELAVQAKAFVDEVSKLDARSPEFSSQVDSINKLAGAEMTASAGYSSRLLERSSTSVAGAKKSGNDSQKKVANTLGELRTTVEDLTPNQANLSTGRKILGFIPGGNKLAKYFQKYETAQVQLDKIIKALMAGQDELLKDNASLAGEKVQLWKTMQDLTEYSVLADALDAACVQKIETARNAGQIEEAKALEADILFPVRQRRQDILTQLAVSVQGYLAMDLIRKNNVELIKGVERARTTTISALRTAVIVAQALANQKMVLDQIDAVNTTTNNMILSTSEMLKDQTARIHQQASSSGVSVETLQKAFDNVFETMDAIDTFRSEAAKNMEGTVKSLESGLEKARPYLERSRQSESR, translated from the coding sequence ATGACCACCCCGTTGACACCCCCGGACGCCACCGAAGCCACCCTGGTCCTCCATGCACCCGAGCCGCCGGCCGAGGTTGCCCCGGCCGATGCCCCGGGCATGGTGCCGATTCCCGATGAGCGGCGCCGCGAACTTGCCGTGCAGGCCAAGGCCTTCGTGGACGAAGTTTCGAAGCTTGACGCCCGCAGCCCCGAGTTCAGCTCGCAGGTGGACAGCATCAACAAGCTGGCCGGAGCGGAAATGACCGCCTCCGCCGGCTACTCCTCCCGCCTGCTGGAGCGCTCCTCCACGTCCGTGGCCGGCGCCAAGAAGTCCGGCAACGACTCGCAGAAGAAGGTGGCCAACACTCTTGGCGAGCTGCGGACCACGGTGGAGGACCTCACCCCGAACCAGGCCAACCTCAGCACCGGCCGTAAGATCCTGGGCTTCATTCCCGGCGGCAACAAGCTGGCCAAGTACTTCCAGAAGTACGAGACCGCGCAGGTGCAGCTGGACAAGATCATCAAGGCCCTGATGGCCGGGCAGGATGAACTGCTCAAGGACAACGCCTCCCTCGCCGGGGAAAAGGTCCAGCTCTGGAAGACCATGCAGGACCTGACCGAGTACTCCGTGCTCGCCGACGCCCTGGACGCGGCCTGCGTGCAGAAGATCGAAACCGCCCGCAACGCCGGCCAGATCGAGGAAGCCAAGGCTTTGGAAGCGGACATCCTCTTCCCGGTCCGGCAGCGCCGCCAGGACATCCTCACCCAGCTGGCCGTCTCGGTGCAGGGCTACCTGGCCATGGACCTGATCCGCAAGAACAACGTGGAACTGATCAAGGGTGTGGAACGCGCCCGCACCACCACCATTTCCGCGCTGCGCACCGCTGTGATCGTGGCCCAGGCCCTGGCCAACCAGAAGATGGTCCTGGACCAGATCGACGCGGTGAACACCACCACGAACAACATGATCCTGAGCACCAGCGAAATGCTCAAGGACCAGACCGCCCGCATCCACCAGCAGGCCTCCAGCTCCGGCGTGAGCGTGGAGACCCTGCAGAAGGCGTTCGACAACGTCTTCGAGACCATGGACGCGATCGACACGTTCCGTTCCGAGGCCGCAAAGAACATGGAAGGCACGGTCAAGTCGCTGGAGTCCGGTCTGGAAAAGGCCCGCCCGTACCTGGAGCGGTCCCGCCAGAGCGAGTCCCGCTAG
- a CDS encoding TerD family protein yields MAGLSLTKGSNLSLTKTDPGLQQALVGLGWDPRSTTGDAFDLDASALLVSASGKVRSSADFIFYNQPAAADGSVTHLGDNRSGAGDGDDEQILVDLTKVGADVERVVIVVSIDQADTRRQNFGQVRGAYCRVINQGTEQEIVRYDLSEDAAPETSMIFAEIYRNGGDWKFKAVGQGYATGLAGIATDFGVDLS; encoded by the coding sequence ATGGCAGGACTTTCCCTCACCAAGGGCAGCAACCTCTCCCTGACCAAGACCGATCCGGGCCTGCAGCAGGCACTGGTCGGACTGGGCTGGGACCCGCGCAGCACCACGGGCGACGCCTTCGACCTGGACGCATCAGCCCTGCTGGTCTCGGCCAGCGGCAAGGTGCGTTCCTCGGCGGACTTCATCTTCTACAACCAGCCCGCCGCTGCCGACGGCTCCGTCACCCACCTCGGTGACAACCGCTCCGGCGCCGGCGACGGCGACGACGAGCAGATCCTGGTCGACCTGACCAAGGTCGGCGCCGACGTCGAACGCGTGGTCATTGTCGTTTCCATCGACCAGGCCGATACCCGCCGGCAGAACTTCGGCCAGGTCCGCGGCGCCTACTGCCGTGTGATCAACCAGGGCACCGAGCAGGAAATTGTCCGTTACGACCTCAGCGAGGACGCAGCACCCGAGACGTCCATGATCTTCGCCGAGATCTACCGCAACGGCGGCGACTGGAAGTTCAAGGCCGTGGGCCAGGGCTACGCCACCGGCCTGGCCGGCATCGCCACCGATTTCGGTGTCGACCTGAGCTAG
- a CDS encoding TerD family protein: MSSLSLSKGGNLSLTKADPGLERAMIGLGWDPRTTSGDSFDLDASALLLSSSGKVRSQADFIFYNQLATPDGAVVHQGDNRTGAGDGDDEKILIDLTLVADDVDRIVIVVSIDQADARHQNFGQIRDAFCRVVNQDTDREVVRYDLSEDAASETSMIFAEIYRNRGEWKFRAVGQGYASGLYGIATDFGIALD, translated from the coding sequence ATGAGCAGTCTGAGCCTGAGCAAGGGCGGCAACCTCTCCCTGACCAAGGCCGATCCCGGCCTGGAACGGGCCATGATCGGCCTTGGCTGGGATCCCCGCACCACCAGCGGTGATTCCTTTGACCTGGACGCCTCGGCACTGCTGCTGAGCAGCAGCGGCAAGGTCCGTTCCCAGGCTGACTTCATCTTCTACAACCAGCTGGCCACGCCCGACGGCGCCGTCGTCCACCAGGGCGACAACCGCACCGGTGCCGGCGACGGCGACGACGAGAAGATCCTCATCGACCTGACCCTGGTGGCGGACGATGTGGACCGGATCGTCATTGTGGTCTCCATCGACCAGGCCGATGCCCGGCACCAGAACTTCGGGCAGATCCGCGACGCGTTCTGCCGCGTGGTCAACCAGGACACCGACCGCGAGGTGGTGCGCTACGACCTCAGCGAGGATGCAGCGTCGGAGACCTCGATGATTTTCGCGGAGATCTACCGCAACCGTGGCGAATGGAAATTCCGCGCCGTCGGCCAGGGCTACGCCTCGGGCCTGTACGGAATCGCCACCGATTTCGGCATCGCCCTGGACTAG
- a CDS encoding TerD family protein translates to MALSLKKGESLSLTKRDGGALTRTRMGLGWDSAAPVKRGLFGTRKAAEVDLDASAIFFDAAGKAVDSIWYGQLASKDGSTRHTGDNVTGAGDGDDETILVDLTKVSPAVTQIVFVISSYSGQSFDLVQNAFCRLVDDSTSGSPEIARYELTDAGTHTAMIMAKVSRDGAGWTFKAIGDRATGRTVVDLIPHAARVL, encoded by the coding sequence ATGGCACTTAGCTTGAAAAAGGGCGAATCCCTTTCACTGACCAAGCGCGACGGCGGCGCCCTCACCCGGACCCGGATGGGCCTGGGCTGGGACTCCGCAGCACCGGTCAAGCGCGGACTGTTCGGCACCCGCAAGGCGGCCGAAGTGGACCTGGATGCCTCGGCCATCTTCTTCGACGCCGCCGGCAAGGCCGTGGACTCGATCTGGTACGGCCAGCTGGCCTCCAAGGACGGCTCCACCCGCCACACCGGTGACAACGTCACGGGTGCCGGCGACGGCGACGACGAGACCATCCTGGTGGACCTGACCAAGGTCTCCCCCGCCGTCACGCAGATCGTCTTCGTGATCAGCAGCTACAGCGGACAGAGCTTCGACCTGGTGCAGAACGCCTTCTGCCGCCTGGTGGATGACTCAACCTCCGGCAGCCCGGAGATCGCCCGCTACGAGCTCACCGACGCCGGAACCCACACCGCCATGATCATGGCCAAGGTTTCCCGCGACGGCGCCGGCTGGACGTTCAAGGCCATCGGCGACCGCGCCACCGGCCGCACCGTCGTCGACCTGATCCCGCACGCAGCACGCGTCCTCTAG
- a CDS encoding DUF475 domain-containing protein produces the protein MFAKTFGWSFILTGVALVLAFLYGGTNALILCAILGVLEISLSFDNAVVNARILERMSPFWQKMFLTVGILIAVVGMRILFPLLIVGVTASLNPAEALTLALEKGDIETEGTYAYLLNEAHPQIAAYGGLFLLMLFLDFMFEERDIHWLGFLERPLAFIGKLGSATLVVAMAALLFIGAFAGDSQVDVFIAGAAGILTYLLVTGLGDLFDVDGDGDTDADDTDATAAKIAGGKKSGPNGLVKATGKAAFMLFLYLEVIDASFSFDGVIGAFAITSDPIIIALGLGLIGAIFVRSMTIFLVKQGTLDDYVYLDHGAHWAIGALSVILLLTINIHINEVITGLIGLVFIIAALTSSIIRNKRVAAAAPATPEFSK, from the coding sequence GTGTTCGCGAAAACTTTTGGCTGGTCATTCATCCTGACCGGCGTGGCGCTGGTCCTCGCCTTCCTTTACGGCGGCACCAACGCCCTTATTCTCTGCGCCATTCTCGGCGTGCTCGAGATCAGCCTCAGCTTCGACAACGCGGTGGTCAACGCCCGCATCCTCGAACGCATGAGCCCCTTCTGGCAGAAGATGTTCCTCACCGTGGGCATCCTGATCGCCGTCGTCGGCATGCGCATCCTCTTCCCGCTGCTCATCGTGGGTGTCACCGCCAGCCTCAACCCGGCCGAAGCGCTGACGCTCGCCCTGGAAAAGGGCGACATCGAGACCGAAGGCACGTACGCCTACCTGCTCAATGAGGCCCACCCGCAGATCGCCGCCTACGGCGGACTCTTCCTGCTCATGCTCTTCCTGGACTTCATGTTCGAAGAGCGCGACATCCACTGGCTGGGCTTCCTGGAACGCCCGCTGGCCTTCATCGGCAAGCTCGGCAGCGCCACGCTGGTCGTGGCCATGGCCGCACTGCTGTTCATCGGCGCCTTTGCCGGTGACAGCCAGGTTGACGTATTCATCGCCGGCGCCGCCGGAATCCTGACCTACCTCCTGGTCACCGGGCTGGGCGACCTCTTCGACGTCGACGGCGACGGCGACACGGATGCCGACGACACCGATGCCACCGCGGCGAAGATCGCCGGCGGCAAGAAGTCCGGCCCCAACGGGCTGGTCAAGGCAACCGGCAAGGCAGCCTTCATGCTCTTCCTCTACCTGGAAGTCATCGACGCGTCCTTCTCCTTCGACGGCGTCATCGGTGCCTTCGCGATCACCTCGGACCCGATCATCATCGCGCTGGGCCTGGGCCTCATCGGGGCCATCTTCGTCCGCTCCATGACCATCTTCCTGGTCAAGCAGGGCACCCTGGACGACTACGTCTACCTGGACCACGGCGCGCACTGGGCCATCGGCGCCCTCTCTGTGATCCTGCTGCTGACCATCAACATCCACATCAACGAGGTCATCACCGGCCTGATCGGCCTGGTCTTCATCATCGCCGCGCTGACCTCCTCGATCATCCGCAACAAGCGGGTTGCGGCGGCCGCCCCGGCCACCCCCGAATTTTCCAAGTAA
- a CDS encoding D-2-hydroxyacid dehydrogenase: MQPQPVIAVLAGNRPIVGLAELEREAEVRVTDAAGLPAALPGADILYLWDFFADGVRQAWPAADSLRWIHVPAAGVDKLLFPELAASDVVLTNARGIFDRPMAEHVLGALLHLAKDFGRAAAQQRARQWSHYGTADLAGASVLVAGTGSIGRTTAQLLTAVGLHVEGMGRTARSGDPDFGTIHASADFAVVAGQYDYIVLAAPLTPQTRGLLSRDVLAAMKPTAVVVNVGRGALADESALEDALRTGRLAGAALDVFEAEPLPVSSGLWELENVLVTPHLSGDAQNRLPALARQFADNLAAYKAGRPLANVVDKRLGFVSA, translated from the coding sequence ATGCAGCCACAGCCCGTCATCGCCGTCCTGGCCGGAAACCGTCCCATTGTTGGCCTGGCAGAGCTGGAGCGCGAGGCCGAGGTGCGGGTCACCGACGCGGCCGGCCTGCCCGCGGCCCTGCCCGGGGCGGACATTCTGTATCTCTGGGACTTCTTCGCCGACGGCGTCCGGCAGGCCTGGCCGGCTGCCGATTCCCTGCGCTGGATCCACGTTCCGGCCGCCGGCGTGGACAAGCTGCTGTTTCCGGAGCTGGCGGCCTCCGACGTTGTGCTCACCAACGCCCGCGGGATCTTCGACCGGCCGATGGCGGAGCATGTGCTGGGCGCGCTGCTCCACTTAGCGAAGGATTTCGGCCGGGCGGCCGCGCAGCAGCGGGCGCGGCAGTGGAGCCATTACGGAACCGCCGACCTGGCCGGGGCGTCGGTGCTGGTGGCCGGCACCGGGAGCATCGGCCGCACCACCGCGCAGCTGCTCACCGCCGTCGGGCTCCATGTGGAGGGGATGGGCCGCACCGCCCGCAGCGGCGATCCGGACTTCGGCACCATCCACGCCAGCGCCGACTTCGCAGTTGTGGCCGGGCAGTACGACTACATCGTCCTGGCGGCCCCCTTGACCCCGCAAACGCGCGGGCTGCTCAGCCGCGATGTCCTGGCCGCGATGAAGCCGACGGCGGTAGTGGTCAATGTGGGCCGCGGCGCCTTGGCGGACGAGTCCGCACTGGAGGACGCGCTGCGGACCGGGCGGCTGGCCGGGGCGGCACTGGACGTGTTCGAGGCCGAGCCGCTGCCGGTGAGCAGCGGGCTCTGGGAGCTGGAGAATGTCCTGGTCACCCCGCACCTGTCCGGGGATGCGCAGAACCGGTTGCCGGCGCTGGCCCGCCAGTTCGCCGACAATCTGGCCGCGTATAAGGCCGGGCGGCCGTTGGCGAATGTCGTGGACAAGCGGCTGGGGTTTGTTTCAGCCTGA
- a CDS encoding NAD(P)-dependent alcohol dehydrogenase, with product MKAVRVHRYGEDPKIDEVPEPEITGPWDVIVDVGAAGLCRTDLHIIEGQWDAIQHPQLPYILGHENAGWVREVGSAVENVVPGDTVIMHPLVTCGLCPPCRAGEDSHCENSLFPGLNTDGGMAEQLKTNARAVVKLDPSLQPADIAALADAGLTAYHAVRKAVPLLTPGTQAVVIGAGGLGHIGVQSLKALTAATITVTDTSEAALELAAGLGADTVLRSPDTAAVLEATGGGAHVVFDFVGEHGTEAQGIQMLRNRGSYYAIGYGGTVQVPTLELISREISVVGNLVGTYQDLAELMTLTAEGRIRLHTTAYDLDDAVQAMHDLDAGKLTGRGMLIPPGGGFR from the coding sequence GTGAAAGCAGTCCGTGTACACCGGTACGGCGAGGACCCAAAGATCGACGAGGTGCCGGAACCGGAAATTACCGGACCCTGGGATGTGATTGTGGACGTGGGCGCCGCCGGGCTGTGCCGCACCGACCTGCACATCATCGAGGGCCAGTGGGATGCCATCCAACATCCGCAGCTGCCGTACATCCTCGGCCATGAGAACGCCGGCTGGGTGCGAGAGGTCGGCTCCGCCGTCGAAAACGTGGTGCCGGGCGACACCGTGATCATGCACCCGCTCGTTACCTGCGGTCTCTGCCCGCCGTGCCGTGCCGGAGAGGATTCGCACTGCGAGAACTCGCTGTTCCCAGGCCTGAACACCGATGGCGGCATGGCCGAACAGCTCAAGACCAACGCCCGCGCCGTCGTCAAGCTGGATCCGAGCCTGCAGCCGGCGGACATCGCCGCGCTCGCAGACGCCGGCCTGACCGCCTACCACGCGGTCCGCAAGGCCGTACCGCTGCTGACCCCGGGAACCCAGGCCGTGGTGATCGGCGCCGGCGGCCTCGGCCACATCGGCGTGCAATCGCTGAAGGCCCTGACCGCCGCGACCATTACCGTGACCGACACCTCCGAGGCCGCGCTGGAACTGGCCGCCGGACTGGGCGCCGACACCGTGCTCCGCAGTCCGGACACCGCCGCGGTGCTGGAGGCCACCGGCGGGGGAGCGCACGTGGTGTTCGACTTCGTGGGCGAGCACGGGACCGAAGCGCAGGGCATCCAGATGCTGCGCAACAGGGGCAGTTACTACGCGATCGGCTACGGCGGCACCGTGCAGGTCCCCACCCTCGAGCTGATCTCCCGCGAAATTTCCGTGGTCGGGAACCTGGTGGGCACGTACCAGGACCTGGCCGAACTGATGACGCTCACCGCCGAAGGCCGGATCCGCCTGCACACCACCGCCTACGACCTCGACGACGCCGTCCAGGCCATGCACGACCTCGACGCCGGCAAACTCACCGGCCGCGGCATGCTGATTCCGCCGGGCGGAGGCTTCCGGTGA
- a CDS encoding NAD(P)/FAD-dependent oxidoreductase — translation MTTPGEGSGPDVAVQGAGILGVSTAVALLRGGARVTLVTEGHPASGASGRSLSWLNSGGSYPLGYHHLRLAGMDRYRTLLAGQPGIDWLKFDGGVYWEDDDGAGVSGIVSVPGATDDDGTGAPGTTVLALAERYETQWDRAYEAHLVSAADLTRLLPGLDPAALPSTVLFNPGEGWVSLPHLIRHLLHDFALGGGTLVTAAGRTSVVTNAGTAVGLRTEDGQLYPADAVVVAAGAGTPGILSGLGLELPDRSELAMLVVTEPRAHGLRAVLNTPRVSVRPHPGSRLVMDHTWYLDQIVQAEDGGWAVDPQVAQDLADEASALLAGHPRLVPQSWRIGLKPIPGDGLPVLGELEAVPGCYTAFTHSGATLGLIAGELLAGEILTGRRHPMLAPFRPERLVRSVGPVSAG, via the coding sequence GTGACCACTCCCGGCGAAGGGTCCGGACCGGACGTGGCGGTCCAGGGTGCGGGGATATTGGGGGTCTCCACCGCAGTGGCACTGCTGCGCGGAGGCGCCCGCGTCACCCTGGTCACGGAGGGGCATCCGGCCAGCGGGGCGTCGGGCCGGTCGCTGTCCTGGCTGAACTCCGGCGGCAGCTATCCGCTGGGCTACCACCACCTGCGCCTGGCCGGCATGGACCGCTACCGCACCCTGCTGGCTGGGCAGCCCGGCATCGACTGGCTGAAGTTCGACGGCGGCGTGTACTGGGAGGACGACGACGGCGCCGGCGTTTCGGGGATCGTCAGCGTTCCGGGCGCAACCGACGACGACGGCACCGGCGCCCCGGGCACCACCGTGCTGGCGCTCGCCGAGCGGTACGAGACCCAATGGGACCGGGCGTACGAGGCGCACCTGGTATCCGCCGCCGACCTGACCCGGCTGCTGCCCGGACTGGATCCCGCGGCGCTGCCGTCCACCGTCCTGTTCAACCCAGGTGAAGGCTGGGTGAGCCTGCCGCACCTGATCCGGCACCTGCTGCACGACTTCGCCCTTGGCGGCGGAACCCTGGTAACCGCAGCGGGACGGACCTCGGTGGTGACTAACGCAGGCACCGCCGTCGGGCTCCGGACCGAGGACGGGCAGCTCTATCCGGCGGACGCCGTCGTCGTCGCGGCCGGGGCGGGCACGCCGGGAATCCTCAGCGGGCTGGGGCTGGAGCTGCCGGACCGCTCGGAGCTGGCCATGCTGGTGGTCACCGAACCCCGGGCCCACGGCCTGAGGGCGGTGCTGAACACCCCGCGGGTCTCGGTGCGGCCGCACCCCGGGTCGCGGCTGGTGATGGACCACACCTGGTACCTGGACCAGATTGTCCAGGCAGAGGACGGCGGGTGGGCGGTGGACCCGCAGGTCGCGCAGGACCTGGCGGACGAGGCCTCGGCGCTGCTGGCCGGCCACCCCCGGCTGGTGCCGCAGAGCTGGCGGATCGGACTCAAGCCCATCCCCGGCGACGGCCTGCCGGTGCTCGGCGAACTCGAGGCCGTGCCCGGCTGCTACACCGCTTTCACCCATTCCGGGGCAACGCTGGGGCTGATCGCGGGGGAACTGCTGGCCGGGGAGATCCTGACCGGCCGGCGGCATCCGATGCTGGCGCCGTTCCGGCCGGAGCGGCTGGTGCGCTCAGTCGGTCCGGTGTCCGCGGGCTGA
- a CDS encoding ROK family transcriptional regulator: MSTSPGTAQGPSPQGTERVRGQNLSRILTLLHRQGPLSRAELTRLCGFNRSTVGALVSELAQLGLAYETEPAAARRVGRPSPLVHANENVAAIAVHPDVDAVTVGLVGLGGKVHRRIRYDAGSLPTVADTVSISRSVVEGMSSELAAMTLIAGIGAAVPALVNSNDGTVLLAPHLNWSDEPLAAELSAGLGLPARAANDANLGSLAESLFGAAVGESDVVYLNGSASGIGGGALVGGVPLRGATGYAGELGHTVVNDAGSLCHCGRRGCLETEVSLSRLLAILGLEHADQDQLEASMAGNSSPELVAESHRQLDLLAAALTDFVNIFNPGVIVLGGFLGVLHSFVPGRLEAAVADGAIGGLGAEVRIRRAALGSELLLVGAAELVFAGLLADPSSAGALPAGVQAWLPASAGEVLPASAGEAVEVPASARGHRTD; this comes from the coding sequence ATGAGCACCTCCCCCGGTACCGCCCAAGGGCCCTCGCCCCAGGGAACCGAGCGTGTCCGCGGGCAGAACCTCTCCCGGATCCTCACCCTGCTGCACCGCCAGGGCCCCCTCTCCCGGGCGGAGCTGACCCGGCTGTGCGGCTTCAACCGTTCCACGGTGGGTGCCCTCGTGTCCGAACTGGCGCAGCTCGGGCTCGCCTATGAGACCGAACCGGCCGCCGCCCGCCGCGTCGGCCGGCCCAGCCCGCTGGTCCATGCCAACGAGAACGTTGCTGCCATCGCCGTCCACCCCGACGTCGATGCCGTCACCGTGGGGCTGGTGGGCCTGGGCGGAAAGGTCCACCGCCGCATCCGGTACGACGCCGGATCGCTGCCAACCGTGGCCGACACCGTCAGCATCAGCCGGTCCGTGGTGGAGGGGATGTCATCCGAGCTGGCCGCGATGACGCTGATCGCCGGTATTGGCGCGGCGGTGCCCGCGCTGGTGAACAGCAATGACGGCACCGTTTTGCTGGCACCGCACCTGAACTGGTCCGATGAGCCGCTGGCCGCCGAACTCTCCGCCGGGCTGGGGCTTCCGGCGCGCGCAGCGAATGACGCAAACCTGGGGTCCCTGGCCGAGAGCCTCTTCGGCGCCGCCGTGGGCGAGTCCGACGTCGTCTACTTGAACGGCAGCGCCAGCGGCATCGGCGGCGGCGCCTTGGTGGGAGGTGTGCCGCTGCGCGGAGCCACCGGGTATGCCGGGGAACTGGGCCATACCGTGGTCAACGACGCCGGAAGCCTGTGCCACTGCGGCCGCCGCGGCTGTCTCGAAACGGAGGTCAGCCTTAGCCGGCTGCTGGCCATCCTGGGGCTGGAGCATGCCGACCAGGACCAGCTGGAAGCGTCCATGGCCGGGAACTCCTCCCCCGAACTGGTCGCTGAGTCGCACCGGCAGCTGGACCTGCTGGCCGCTGCGCTGACCGATTTTGTGAACATTTTCAATCCGGGCGTGATCGTGCTTGGCGGTTTCCTGGGCGTGCTGCACTCGTTTGTCCCGGGCCGCTTGGAGGCGGCAGTGGCCGACGGCGCGATCGGCGGGTTGGGCGCGGAGGTCCGGATCCGGCGCGCGGCCCTCGGTTCGGAACTGCTGCTGGTCGGGGCGGCCGAGCTGGTGTTCGCCGGGCTGCTGGCCGATCCGTCATCCGCGGGCGCCCTGCCCGCCGGGGTTCAGGCCTGGTTGCCGGCGTCAGCCGGCGAGGTGCTGCCAGCGTCAGCCGGCGAGGCCGTCGAGGTGCCGGCGTCAGCCCGCGGACACCGGACCGACTGA
- the xylA gene encoding xylose isomerase gives MTTTPSASDRFTFGLWTVGWTGNDPFGVPTRSALDPIEAVHKLAELGAYGVTFHDNDLVPFDATASERGQILKNFTTALAETGLKVPMVTTNLFSHPVFKDGGFTSNDRSVRRFALRKVLANLDLAAEMGAETFVMWGGREGAEYDGSKDFAAAFDRMKEGIDTAAGYIKEQGYNLRIALEPKPNEPRGDIFLPTIGHALAFIGQLEHGDIVGLNPETGHEQMAGLNFTHGIAQALWAGKLFHIDLNGQKSIKYDQDLVFGHGDLTSAFFTVDLLENGFPNGGPTYDGPRHFDYKPSRTEGYDGVWASAAANMSMYLLLKERAQAFRADPEVQEALAVSGIFELGQTTLNAGETTADFLADTASFEDFDADKAGERGFGFVRLNQLALEHLMGAR, from the coding sequence GTGACAACGACGCCATCCGCTTCCGACCGTTTTACTTTCGGCCTCTGGACCGTGGGCTGGACCGGCAACGATCCCTTTGGGGTCCCCACCCGCTCCGCACTGGACCCGATCGAGGCCGTGCATAAACTCGCCGAACTGGGCGCCTACGGCGTCACCTTCCACGACAACGACCTGGTCCCCTTTGACGCCACGGCCTCCGAGCGCGGACAGATCCTGAAGAACTTCACCACCGCGCTGGCCGAAACCGGGCTCAAGGTCCCCATGGTGACCACCAACCTGTTCAGCCATCCGGTGTTCAAGGACGGCGGCTTCACCTCCAACGACCGCTCGGTCCGCCGCTTCGCGCTGCGGAAGGTCCTGGCCAACCTGGACCTCGCCGCGGAGATGGGGGCGGAAACCTTCGTCATGTGGGGCGGCCGGGAAGGTGCCGAATACGACGGGTCCAAGGACTTCGCCGCCGCCTTTGACCGGATGAAGGAAGGCATCGACACCGCTGCCGGCTACATCAAGGAGCAGGGCTACAACCTGCGCATCGCGCTGGAGCCCAAGCCGAACGAACCCCGCGGCGACATTTTCCTGCCCACCATCGGCCACGCGCTCGCCTTCATCGGCCAGCTGGAGCACGGCGACATCGTGGGCCTGAATCCGGAGACCGGGCACGAGCAGATGGCGGGCCTGAACTTCACGCACGGCATTGCGCAGGCTTTGTGGGCCGGCAAGCTCTTCCACATCGACCTCAACGGCCAGAAGTCCATCAAGTACGACCAGGACCTGGTCTTCGGCCACGGCGACCTCACCAGCGCCTTCTTCACCGTTGACCTGCTCGAAAACGGGTTCCCCAACGGCGGGCCCACCTACGACGGTCCGCGGCACTTCGACTACAAGCCCTCCCGCACCGAAGGGTACGACGGCGTGTGGGCCTCGGCTGCTGCCAACATGTCCATGTACCTGCTGCTCAAGGAACGCGCGCAGGCCTTCCGCGCCGACCCCGAGGTCCAGGAGGCCCTGGCCGTGTCCGGCATCTTCGAACTGGGCCAGACCACCCTGAACGCCGGGGAAACCACCGCCGACTTCCTCGCCGACACCGCTTCCTTCGAGGACTTCGACGCGGACAAGGCCGGCGAGCGCGGCTTCGGCTTTGTCCGGCTGAACCAGCTGGCCCTCGAGCATCTGATGGGCGCGCGCTAG